A section of the Pseudanabaena mucicola str. Chao 1806 genome encodes:
- a CDS encoding PadR family transcriptional regulator encodes MTLSHAIATILLQSPHTGYDVGKEFDEKVSCYWQATSQQIYRELAKMQEKGLVEVENVPQLNRPDKKLYSLTESGKQELMAWITEPSEPTAIRESLLVKVRAGYIMPDEILIEEIKRRKKLHQQKLAHYHSVEAEINIAELTCPQRHMYLTLRCGIRYETSWIEWCDEAIEQLQQE; translated from the coding sequence ATGACCCTATCCCATGCGATCGCCACAATCTTGCTCCAATCACCTCATACTGGTTATGATGTCGGCAAAGAATTTGATGAAAAAGTAAGTTGCTACTGGCAAGCCACATCGCAGCAGATTTATCGCGAACTAGCGAAAATGCAGGAAAAAGGTCTGGTCGAAGTTGAAAATGTACCGCAGTTAAATCGACCTGATAAAAAGCTCTATTCCTTAACTGAGTCAGGTAAACAAGAATTAATGGCATGGATTACTGAACCATCAGAGCCAACAGCAATTCGAGAGAGCTTACTGGTCAAAGTCAGGGCTGGATATATTATGCCTGATGAGATTTTAATCGAAGAAATCAAGCGCCGCAAAAAGCTCCATCAACAAAAATTAGCCCATTATCACTCGGTAGAAGCAGAAATTAATATCGCAGAGTTAACTTGTCCTCAACGTCATATGTATCTCACCCTCCGTTGTGGTATTCGTTACGAAACATCGTGGATTGAATGGTGTGATGAGGCGATCGAGCAATTACAGCAAGAATAA
- a CDS encoding efflux RND transporter permease subunit, with the protein MAQLFFRNLRLLALVIFLIVAWGTVNYESLPRLEDPELTSRFALITTFLPGGTAERTETLVTDPIEEKIAEISEIQTYESTSRTGVSTISVQLLDNVSRSQVPLVWSRVRDKLRDVRATLPVEATEPELDEGEVRGYALLTSINWEQDSPPNYAILRRRAEMLETSLKAISGTDETRIFGAPNEEIAVEVNTNNLASLGITPAELANQIQQSDAKTSAGQFRGENNLLYEVKGELDTLSRLQQIPIRCPSCQSNRDFRLLGDIATVSKGIAMPPTELAIAKGKPAIMIGVYVQPQYRLDHWSVDAQKVLREFQADLPKGLSLEVVFDQSSYVTARLNNLISNLLSGALILFLICILMMGWQQAIVVQITLPLCVAIALIGMGILGIPLHQMSVTGLIVALGILIDNAIILVDEMNMRIKQGMPLEEAILDTVQYLRAPLWGGTLTTVFSFAPIALLPGAVGEFVGTIGLNVILAVMASLVVALTITPAIAAIVYRWSHQRTFTSSGIIFQAIGNRQWLQTGFSNQGLTRWYRRSLNWALSHPKRAIVLTLIPSCIGFVLMSSLSLQFFPPANREQLTLEIEMSAASSIIQIQNLTQDVEKQLRTHPEIQQVHWMLGRSAPRVYYNQITNRENDSSFANAILQTQGVAPNKLIQDIQIEMNAAFPAARVLVRQFEQGPPFEAPIELQVYGNDVDILQNISEQLRSLLVQLPSITHVRTRLTDRFPQLALQIDEPEARSRGLSRRDIAQQLNSATEGIRGGTILEDTEEIPVRVRFSDRERADLNQLQSTSILPSDRNGYIPLESISTLTLEAKNAAITRKNGRRVSTVEGYLTAGTLPSQALAEFRPILAKQFQLPQGYTLEFGGEEAERTSATGGLLGYGIVLGLALVITLILSMDSFALAGFIGIVAILSVGLGGLSLWLFNYPFGFNPIIGTVGLVGVAVNDSITVLTALKTDLKAQTGDRQAMIDVILHTTRHVLTTTFTTMAGFLPLILSGGGFWPPLSVVIAGGVFGATMLALYFIPCAYLLFVNRSKAILKQANHVTSLQ; encoded by the coding sequence ATGGCACAACTATTCTTTCGCAACCTTCGCCTATTGGCTTTGGTCATCTTCTTGATCGTTGCTTGGGGAACCGTCAACTATGAATCTTTACCGCGATTAGAAGATCCTGAACTGACATCACGTTTCGCGCTGATTACCACTTTCCTCCCAGGTGGAACTGCTGAGCGCACCGAAACCTTGGTCACCGATCCCATCGAAGAGAAGATTGCCGAAATCTCTGAAATTCAGACCTATGAATCAACCTCAAGGACAGGAGTATCGACGATTTCTGTACAGCTTTTAGATAACGTTAGTAGAAGTCAAGTACCTTTGGTTTGGTCGCGAGTGCGCGATAAATTGCGTGATGTTCGCGCCACTCTCCCCGTCGAAGCAACGGAACCAGAACTAGATGAGGGTGAAGTGCGTGGCTACGCATTGTTAACTTCTATTAATTGGGAGCAGGATAGTCCGCCCAACTATGCAATTTTGCGGCGTAGAGCCGAAATGTTAGAAACTTCGCTCAAGGCGATATCGGGAACCGATGAAACAAGAATCTTTGGTGCGCCCAATGAAGAGATTGCTGTAGAAGTGAATACCAATAATCTCGCTAGTTTGGGAATTACCCCTGCTGAACTCGCTAACCAAATCCAACAAAGCGATGCCAAAACCTCAGCAGGACAGTTTCGGGGTGAGAATAATTTGCTGTATGAAGTTAAGGGTGAACTGGATACATTGAGCCGTCTGCAACAGATTCCAATCCGATGTCCCTCCTGCCAATCTAATCGTGATTTTCGTCTATTGGGTGACATTGCCACTGTCAGCAAAGGGATTGCTATGCCGCCCACAGAATTGGCGATCGCTAAAGGCAAACCTGCGATCATGATTGGAGTCTATGTACAGCCACAATATAGACTTGATCACTGGTCAGTCGATGCTCAAAAAGTGCTTAGAGAATTTCAAGCGGATTTACCAAAGGGGCTTAGTTTAGAAGTTGTCTTCGATCAAAGTAGCTATGTGACAGCACGATTAAATAATTTAATTAGTAATCTGCTATCGGGTGCGCTGATTCTATTTTTAATCTGTATCTTGATGATGGGTTGGCAACAGGCGATCGTGGTGCAAATTACTCTGCCCCTTTGTGTGGCGATCGCCTTAATTGGCATGGGTATTTTGGGCATTCCCTTACACCAAATGTCTGTGACGGGGCTAATTGTCGCTTTGGGCATTCTCATTGACAATGCGATTATTTTAGTCGATGAAATGAATATGCGAATCAAGCAAGGAATGCCCCTTGAAGAAGCAATTTTAGATACAGTACAGTATTTGCGAGCGCCACTATGGGGCGGCACATTAACCACCGTATTTTCCTTCGCACCGATCGCATTACTCCCAGGGGCTGTGGGCGAATTTGTGGGGACAATTGGACTGAATGTGATTTTGGCAGTTATGGCTTCCCTTGTCGTTGCCCTGACGATTACCCCAGCGATTGCTGCCATTGTATATCGCTGGAGTCATCAACGCACTTTTACAAGCAGTGGCATCATTTTTCAGGCGATCGGTAATCGCCAATGGTTGCAGACAGGATTCTCCAATCAAGGCTTAACTCGATGGTATCGGCGATCGCTAAACTGGGCGCTGAGCCATCCCAAAAGAGCGATCGTTCTCACCCTAATACCCTCCTGCATCGGCTTTGTGTTGATGAGCAGCCTCAGTTTGCAGTTTTTCCCACCAGCCAATCGCGAACAGCTTACCCTAGAGATAGAGATGTCCGCCGCCAGTTCTATCATCCAAATTCAAAACCTAACCCAAGATGTGGAAAAGCAGTTGCGGACTCATCCAGAGATTCAGCAAGTGCATTGGATGCTAGGGCGGAGCGCTCCTAGGGTTTACTACAACCAAATCACAAATCGCGAGAATGACAGCAGCTTTGCCAATGCGATCTTACAAACTCAAGGCGTTGCTCCTAACAAACTCATCCAAGATATCCAAATAGAAATGAATGCCGCCTTTCCTGCGGCGCGGGTATTGGTGCGTCAATTTGAGCAAGGTCCGCCCTTTGAAGCCCCGATTGAATTGCAGGTTTATGGCAATGATGTTGATATTTTACAAAATATTAGTGAGCAATTGCGATCGCTATTGGTGCAGCTACCATCAATTACCCATGTGCGAACTCGTCTGACCGATCGCTTTCCCCAACTTGCTTTACAAATTGATGAGCCAGAAGCGCGATCGCGGGGTCTGAGTCGCCGCGACATCGCTCAACAGTTAAACAGTGCCACCGAGGGCATTCGCGGCGGCACAATTCTCGAAGATACGGAAGAAATTCCTGTGCGCGTCAGATTTAGTGATCGCGAACGGGCTGACCTCAATCAACTGCAATCGACCAGTATTTTGCCCAGCGATCGCAATGGCTATATTCCCCTAGAGTCGATCAGCACCCTCACCCTCGAAGCCAAAAATGCGGCGATCACCCGTAAAAATGGGCGGCGAGTCAGTACCGTCGAAGGCTACCTCACGGCGGGGACTCTCCCTAGCCAAGCTCTAGCTGAGTTTCGTCCTATCTTAGCTAAACAGTTCCAATTGCCACAGGGCTATACTTTAGAATTTGGTGGCGAAGAAGCCGAACGAACTAGCGCCACAGGCGGACTACTAGGTTATGGCATCGTTTTAGGGCTCGCCCTTGTGATTACTTTAATTTTGTCGATGGATTCCTTTGCCTTAGCGGGATTTATCGGGATTGTGGCAATTCTTTCGGTGGGATTAGGCGGCTTATCCCTCTGGCTATTTAACTATCCCTTCGGCTTCAACCCGATCATTGGCACTGTTGGACTAGTCGGTGTAGCGGTGAATGATTCTATTACCGTGCTGACTGCGCTCAAAACCGATCTCAAAGCACAAACAGGCGATCGCCAAGCAATGATTGATGTAATTCTCCACACCACTCGCCATGTTCTCACTACTACCTTCACGACGATGGCAGGTTTTTTACCCTTGATTCTTTCAGGAGGCGGATTCTGGCCACCCCTCTCAGTGGTCATTGCGGGTGGAGTATTTGGCGCGACAATGCTGGCACTCTACTTCATTCCCTGCGCTTATTTACTGTTCG
- a CDS encoding peptidylprolyl isomerase has translation MLRWILSSFLAISLLLTSCSNSSNVTASASPTASTTSTSVKSSPTKVAEATNTPNPQDSALAKFVQLKGTATVELKLKSGIVKIDLDGNNAPVTAGNFADLVKRGLYNGLNFHRVVKEPTPFVAQGGDPLGNGTGNFIDPVTSQPRYIPLEILPESSKQPVYGEILPPTLKPKLRHNKGAIAMARSQFPNSASSQFYIALDDIYFLDGSYAVFGYVTEGMDLVEKIQVGDRIESITITKGEENIKQPT, from the coding sequence ATGTTACGTTGGATTCTCAGTTCTTTTTTAGCAATCAGCCTTTTGCTGACGAGTTGCAGTAACAGCAGTAATGTCACCGCAAGTGCATCTCCAACTGCATCCACAACTTCTACATCAGTAAAATCATCACCTACTAAAGTTGCTGAAGCTACAAACACACCAAATCCTCAAGACTCCGCACTTGCAAAGTTTGTACAGCTAAAAGGTACAGCAACAGTAGAGCTAAAACTAAAATCGGGAATTGTCAAGATCGACCTTGACGGAAATAACGCTCCTGTGACCGCAGGTAACTTTGCAGATTTGGTGAAACGTGGTCTCTACAATGGTTTAAACTTTCATCGTGTGGTCAAAGAACCTACACCCTTTGTCGCTCAAGGCGGCGATCCCCTTGGCAATGGTACTGGTAACTTTATTGATCCTGTGACATCTCAGCCCAGATATATTCCGCTTGAAATTTTGCCAGAGAGTTCTAAACAACCTGTATATGGCGAAATTTTGCCGCCCACACTAAAGCCTAAATTACGTCATAACAAAGGAGCGATCGCAATGGCTCGCTCTCAGTTTCCTAACTCTGCTTCGAGCCAGTTTTATATTGCCCTTGATGATATTTATTTTCTTGATGGTTCCTATGCAGTCTTTGGATATGTGACCGAAGGTATGGATCTAGTCGAAAAAATTCAAGTGGGTGACCGCATTGAGTCAATCACGATCACTAAAGGTGAAGAAAATATTAAACAGCCCACTTGA
- a CDS encoding efflux RND transporter periplasmic adaptor subunit, with protein MNTEKISSIGLQRNYWIGIVASGLVVVGTGVILYQRFALPEQLAITKPLTVSVISLTPVNSYNITRYYTGEVVATRRTDLGFERAGKVIEVLYDRGQVVEAGAVIARLDTQNLQAQLSQLEAQRLRALAQLQELQNGSRREVIASARSQVSDLENQLRLANTRSQRRESLYKEGAVSKEQFEEVAFNRDALSDRLAAAQSQLEEVQNGARIEQINAQAAAVAQIEASILDLEITIAKSNLTAPFRGVIGERNLDEGSVAQAGQAIVRLVESANPELEIGVPFSVVSTLTVGSNQTVEIGDRAYTAIVIAIKPETNLQTRTSTVVLKLQNSSQTVNKSNNKIANLAMPKSGEIARLKVSQTEQIQGFWLPTTALSRGERGLWSCFVIARDGDAYRVEKRDVEVLHTEGDRVLVRGTISANEEVVSSGTQRLVNGQTVTK; from the coding sequence ATGAATACAGAGAAAATCAGCAGCATCGGTTTGCAGCGCAACTATTGGATTGGTATTGTTGCGAGCGGTTTGGTTGTAGTAGGTACAGGAGTTATTCTTTATCAACGTTTTGCGCTCCCAGAGCAGCTAGCAATTACAAAACCTCTGACGGTATCTGTCATTAGTCTCACGCCTGTAAACTCTTACAACATCACTCGCTATTACACAGGCGAAGTTGTGGCAACAAGGCGCACTGATCTGGGGTTTGAGCGTGCTGGCAAAGTAATTGAAGTTCTCTACGATCGCGGACAGGTTGTAGAAGCAGGAGCCGTAATTGCCAGATTAGATACGCAAAATCTACAGGCGCAATTATCGCAGTTGGAGGCGCAGAGGTTACGAGCCTTAGCACAGTTACAGGAATTGCAGAATGGATCGCGACGGGAAGTAATTGCATCGGCGCGATCGCAGGTTTCTGATTTAGAAAATCAGTTGCGCCTAGCCAATACTCGCAGCCAGCGAAGAGAATCGCTATATAAAGAAGGGGCAGTCAGTAAAGAACAATTTGAAGAGGTTGCCTTTAATCGTGATGCCTTGTCCGATCGCTTAGCGGCGGCGCAAAGTCAACTAGAAGAAGTCCAAAATGGCGCGAGAATTGAGCAAATCAATGCTCAAGCAGCGGCAGTTGCTCAGATCGAAGCTAGCATTCTAGATTTAGAAATCACCATCGCCAAGAGTAATTTAACGGCTCCCTTCCGAGGTGTCATCGGTGAGCGCAATCTTGATGAAGGCAGCGTCGCGCAGGCTGGACAAGCGATCGTACGGTTGGTGGAATCGGCAAATCCAGAGCTAGAAATCGGTGTACCTTTTTCAGTCGTCTCAACCTTGACCGTAGGCAGTAATCAGACTGTGGAGATTGGCGATCGCGCTTACACGGCGATCGTAATCGCCATTAAGCCTGAAACTAATTTGCAAACCCGAACTAGTACAGTAGTTCTGAAATTGCAAAATTCTAGTCAAACGGTAAATAAATCAAATAACAAGATAGCTAATCTAGCAATGCCGAAATCGGGCGAAATCGCACGACTGAAAGTATCACAAACTGAGCAAATACAAGGCTTTTGGCTGCCGACTACGGCGCTCTCTAGGGGTGAGCGTGGGTTGTGGTCATGCTTTGTGATCGCCCGTGATGGGGATGCCTATCGCGTCGAAAAGCGCGATGTGGAAGTTCTGCATACAGAAGGCGATCGCGTTCTCGTGAGAGGTACTATCTCTGCAAATGAAGAAGTTGTCAGCAGCGGTACACAGCGCTTAGTCAATGGGCAAACGGTAACTAAATAA
- a CDS encoding photosystem I assembly protein Ycf4, which translates to MVTTKSQSNVLRYDIVGSRRFSNYGFAVIVAIGALGFLLAGLSSFLKINLLPFTEPLSLNFVPQGLALSFYGVAGTLLEIYLLYVIAVDYGSGYNEFDRNSGKVTIFRRGRSQSKNLELTYKISDVQAVRVEIREGLNPKRALYLRVKGKGDLPLSEVGQPIALSVLEDRAAEIAKFLAVPLEGL; encoded by the coding sequence ATGGTAACCACAAAATCTCAATCCAATGTTCTGCGATATGACATTGTTGGGTCACGACGCTTTAGTAACTATGGCTTTGCGGTTATTGTTGCCATAGGTGCGTTAGGCTTCTTGCTAGCAGGGCTATCTAGTTTCCTAAAAATTAACTTGTTACCATTTACTGAGCCTTTAAGTCTCAACTTTGTGCCTCAAGGATTAGCCCTTTCCTTTTATGGTGTTGCTGGTACTTTACTAGAAATATATTTGCTATACGTTATTGCTGTGGATTACGGTAGTGGTTATAACGAGTTCGATCGCAATAGTGGCAAAGTAACTATTTTTCGGCGTGGACGTAGCCAAAGTAAAAATCTTGAATTGACCTACAAGATTTCCGATGTCCAAGCAGTACGTGTAGAAATTCGTGAAGGATTGAACCCCAAACGAGCATTATATTTGCGAGTCAAGGGCAAAGGTGATCTACCTCTGTCAGAAGTTGGTCAGCCAATTGCTTTGAGTGTACTTGAGGATCGCGCTGCCGAGATTGCTAAGTTTTTAGCAGTACCTCTTGAAGGTTTATAA